In Methanococcoides sp. LMO-2, a single window of DNA contains:
- a CDS encoding TldD/PmbA family protein — translation MFDLAEKTLKIAEQLGADEAEVFIIHNRSITADLKRRTIESGKERVNEGIGIRTIVNGAVGFASTNIVERIDDAVKVAVSSARIRESDPDWTSLPSNSKYPEVSGTFDKKIDELGLDECISLTGEMINGALSIPNVNTTSGSFSTTVTRQMIMNTNGVEVVDEGTGVSGFVDVITTEGDISTAYDFEVSRSLDIDTFNIGKNAAELALRSQNGMSIEPQKTNVILHPFAFSDILGNTFEPSLDADNVQKGRSSLIGKIGEKIATSELTMIDDGTLHGGIETSISDEEGTPSQRTTIIEKGIFSSYLYDSYTAGKDKTTSTGNGIRHSYASTPSIGSRNLIMDHPQSDIIDETEEGVFINTVIGAHTANAISGDFSVEARNAFTIKDGEIDKPIKSLMLSGNIFDMLSNITGAGKDIRKVGGTVTPSLKISNMSIVG, via the coding sequence ATGTTCGATCTTGCTGAAAAGACACTGAAAATAGCTGAACAACTGGGCGCCGATGAAGCCGAAGTTTTCATCATTCACAACCGTTCGATCACTGCGGACCTGAAAAGGAGAACGATCGAATCAGGTAAAGAAAGGGTCAATGAGGGAATAGGCATCCGCACTATCGTCAATGGTGCAGTCGGTTTCGCAAGCACTAACATAGTGGAACGCATCGATGATGCTGTAAAAGTAGCCGTATCTTCTGCAAGGATAAGGGAAAGCGATCCGGACTGGACATCCCTGCCCTCAAATTCAAAATATCCTGAAGTATCGGGGACCTTTGACAAAAAAATAGACGAACTCGGGCTGGACGAGTGTATCTCACTTACCGGAGAGATGATCAATGGTGCATTATCCATACCAAACGTCAACACGACCTCAGGTAGCTTCTCTACAACGGTAACCAGACAGATGATAATGAACACCAACGGTGTTGAAGTGGTCGATGAAGGCACAGGAGTTTCCGGTTTTGTGGATGTGATCACAACAGAAGGAGACATCTCCACAGCCTATGACTTCGAAGTCTCACGCTCTCTTGACATTGATACTTTCAATATCGGAAAGAATGCGGCAGAGCTTGCATTAAGATCGCAGAACGGCATGTCCATCGAACCGCAGAAGACAAATGTGATACTACATCCATTCGCATTCTCAGATATCCTTGGAAATACCTTTGAACCATCTCTTGATGCTGACAATGTGCAGAAGGGAAGATCATCACTTATAGGTAAGATCGGTGAGAAGATCGCCACATCAGAACTTACAATGATCGACGATGGAACCCTGCATGGGGGGATCGAGACCTCTATCTCCGATGAAGAAGGCACACCTTCCCAGCGAACCACGATCATCGAGAAAGGGATTTTCAGCTCTTACCTCTATGACAGTTACACTGCAGGAAAGGATAAGACCACAAGCACTGGAAATGGAATACGCCACTCCTATGCTTCCACGCCTTCGATCGGCTCACGCAACCTAATTATGGACCATCCGCAAAGCGACATCATTGATGAAACTGAGGAAGGCGTCTTTATCAATACCGTAATAGGCGCACATACGGCAAATGCTATTTCCGGAGACTTCTCTGTGGAAGCCAGGAATGCTTTCACAATAAAGGACGGGGAAATAGACAAACCGATCAAGTCCCTTATGCTTTCAGGCAATATCTTTGACATGCTCAGCAATATAACAGGAGCTGGAAAAGACATTCGTAAGGTTGGTGGAACAGTGACGCCCTCACTGAAGATATC
- a CDS encoding TldD/PmbA family protein, protein MSEVCFYDVRVIDGTSTSIVLDNGNIEEISVNYSRGCGARALCGGSWGLTTAEGNFEIKDAITSASELAGQMDTISPKEKVELKSMEAPILKDIPVAEIDPQDIPIEEKVQLLKDIDSHAKVDGISSTSAVYSETSVKIQYINSEGIDCEYDLIRTGFAISAVASEGGVYQVGRESRFGVSGYELFEKNDVFALAESAGRTAVELLGAKAAKGGTLPVILDPELAGVFAHEAVGHASEADLVLEGSSILANRIGEQIASPLINIIDDPTLHEYGYYPFDSEGVQSSKTTIIKDGVLNSYLHSRETAAALGGIPGNCRAQGYSSPIVRMSNTYIDNGNSNFDEMLEEVKDGMYLTGSRGGQVNTGEGIFQFNAEKGYLVENGEVTTLLRDVSLSGKTLEILNNVTLVGNDLKMHSGRCGKGGQLAPVSDGSPHISISKALVGGA, encoded by the coding sequence ATGTCTGAAGTTTGTTTTTACGACGTCAGGGTGATCGATGGTACATCCACCTCGATCGTCCTTGACAACGGCAATATTGAAGAGATATCTGTAAACTACAGCAGGGGTTGCGGGGCACGCGCATTATGCGGAGGTTCCTGGGGATTAACCACAGCAGAAGGTAATTTTGAAATCAAGGATGCCATCACTTCTGCTTCAGAGCTTGCAGGGCAGATGGACACGATCTCACCAAAGGAGAAAGTTGAGCTCAAGTCCATGGAAGCTCCTATTCTAAAGGACATCCCGGTCGCTGAGATCGACCCACAGGACATTCCAATTGAAGAGAAGGTCCAGTTGCTAAAGGACATTGACAGCCACGCAAAAGTGGACGGTATAAGCAGCACTTCCGCAGTCTATTCTGAGACCTCTGTTAAAATTCAATACATCAATTCAGAGGGTATTGATTGCGAATATGACCTCATCAGAACAGGATTTGCCATCAGTGCAGTAGCAAGCGAAGGAGGAGTATACCAGGTCGGCAGGGAAAGCCGATTCGGGGTTTCCGGCTATGAGCTTTTCGAGAAGAACGACGTTTTTGCTCTTGCAGAATCAGCAGGTAGGACTGCAGTTGAACTGCTAGGTGCAAAAGCTGCAAAGGGTGGAACACTACCCGTCATACTTGACCCTGAACTTGCAGGCGTATTTGCCCACGAGGCAGTGGGCCATGCTTCCGAAGCAGACCTTGTCCTTGAGGGAAGTTCCATACTTGCAAACCGCATAGGTGAGCAGATCGCATCACCACTTATCAACATAATAGATGATCCAACTCTTCATGAATATGGTTACTATCCTTTTGATTCAGAGGGTGTACAGTCATCAAAGACCACGATAATAAAAGATGGTGTCCTGAACTCATACCTGCATTCAAGGGAAACAGCAGCAGCCCTTGGTGGAATTCCAGGAAATTGCCGTGCACAGGGATATTCATCACCTATCGTCAGGATGAGCAACACATATATCGACAACGGAAATTCTAATTTTGACGAGATGCTCGAGGAAGTAAAGGACGGAATGTACCTTACCGGCTCACGTGGTGGCCAGGTCAATACAGGAGAAGGAATATTCCAGTTCAATGCCGAGAAAGGTTATCTTGTTGAGAACGGGGAAGTAACAACATTGCTACGTGACGTATCCCTTTCCGGCAAGACCCTTGAGATACTCAACAATGTAACACTGGTCGGAAACGATCTTAAGATGCATTCGGGAAGATGTGGAAAAGGCGGCCAGCTTGCACCTGTATCGGACGGATCTCCACATATATCCATTTCAAAAGCGCTGGTAGGAGGTGCCTGA
- the lonB gene encoding ATP-dependent protease LonB yields MDNEMTANEEAELFGEDFNTTSSIDVPELLIDQVIGQDHAVEVVKKAASQRRHVMMIGTPGTGKSMLAKAMAELLPKEELEDIMTYPNLEDNNNPKIREVPAGKGREIVLAHKMESRKKAQSRNMLMMFLVFGIVMYSFYVGQLLWGIIAAIMILMLTRQFMPKEEMMIPKLIVSNYQKEHAPYIDATGTHAGALLGDVRHDPFQSGGLETPSHDRVESGDIHKSHKGVLFIDEINTLKLESQQSLLTALQEKEYAITGQSERSSGALVKTEPVPCDFIMVAAGNLDAMEKMHPALRSRIKGYGYEVFMRDSMEDTIENRKTLVRFVAQEVVRDGHIPPFDKEAVNEVIREARRRAGRKGHLTLKFRDLGGLVRVAGDIAHSENAEVTTAKHVLAAKKIARSIEQQLADSYLERRKDYQLFTKIGASVGRVNGLAVMGGDSGIVLPIMAEVTPTQSTGHGHVIATGMLKDIAKEAVQNVSAVIKNITGEDLINHDIHIQFIGTYEGVEGDSASISIATAVISAMENIPIDQTVAMTGSLSVRGDVLPIGGATYKIEAAAQAGIKKVIIPKSNEADVLIEENYKDMVEIIPVTTIAEVIEHSLVGADKANIVEKLKKLTEMNAIPKSEMEALTGSNNV; encoded by the coding sequence ATGGACAACGAAATGACTGCTAATGAAGAAGCCGAACTTTTCGGTGAAGATTTTAACACTACAAGTTCAATAGATGTACCTGAGTTACTGATAGACCAGGTCATCGGGCAGGACCACGCCGTTGAAGTTGTAAAGAAAGCAGCCAGCCAAAGGCGTCATGTAATGATGATAGGTACTCCTGGTACCGGTAAATCAATGCTTGCAAAGGCAATGGCTGAACTTTTGCCAAAGGAAGAACTTGAGGATATAATGACATATCCGAATCTTGAGGACAATAATAACCCCAAGATCAGGGAAGTACCTGCCGGAAAAGGCAGGGAGATCGTGCTGGCCCATAAGATGGAATCACGAAAGAAGGCACAGTCACGCAACATGCTGATGATGTTCCTGGTCTTTGGTATTGTGATGTATTCCTTTTACGTCGGCCAGTTACTGTGGGGTATTATTGCAGCTATCATGATACTGATGCTGACAAGACAGTTCATGCCAAAAGAAGAGATGATGATACCAAAGCTCATCGTTTCAAATTACCAGAAAGAGCACGCACCATACATCGACGCAACAGGAACACACGCAGGTGCACTTCTTGGAGATGTCAGGCACGACCCGTTCCAGTCAGGCGGACTTGAGACCCCTTCCCACGACAGGGTCGAGAGCGGAGACATTCACAAATCACACAAAGGCGTTCTCTTCATTGATGAGATCAACACCCTTAAACTTGAATCCCAGCAGAGCCTGCTCACAGCACTGCAGGAGAAAGAATATGCAATTACCGGGCAGTCCGAACGCAGTTCCGGTGCACTGGTAAAGACCGAGCCTGTGCCATGTGACTTTATCATGGTAGCAGCAGGTAACCTGGATGCCATGGAAAAAATGCATCCTGCACTTCGCTCACGTATAAAGGGTTACGGGTATGAAGTCTTCATGAGAGATTCCATGGAAGACACAATTGAGAACAGGAAAACACTGGTCCGCTTCGTAGCACAGGAAGTTGTACGCGACGGTCACATCCCGCCATTTGATAAGGAAGCTGTGAACGAGGTCATCAGGGAAGCCAGAAGAAGGGCAGGTCGTAAAGGTCATCTTACACTTAAGTTCCGTGACCTTGGCGGACTTGTAAGGGTCGCCGGTGATATCGCTCACTCCGAAAATGCAGAGGTCACAACTGCAAAACATGTACTTGCAGCAAAGAAGATCGCACGTTCCATCGAACAACAACTGGCAGACAGCTATCTGGAAAGGCGTAAGGACTACCAGCTCTTCACAAAGATCGGAGCATCTGTAGGAAGGGTCAACGGTCTTGCGGTCATGGGCGGAGATTCAGGAATTGTGCTTCCTATCATGGCAGAGGTCACACCAACACAATCTACCGGACATGGACACGTTATCGCCACTGGTATGCTGAAAGATATAGCAAAAGAAGCTGTGCAGAACGTTTCAGCCGTCATCAAGAACATAACCGGAGAAGACCTGATCAATCACGATATTCATATCCAGTTCATTGGAACCTATGAAGGTGTGGAAGGTGACAGTGCATCAATATCCATCGCAACAGCTGTGATATCCGCAATGGAGAACATTCCGATAGACCAGACAGTTGCCATGACAGGTTCCCTCTCTGTAAGAGGAGATGTACTTCCAATCGGAGGAGCCACCTACAAGATAGAAGCTGCAGCACAAGCAGGTATCAAGAAGGTCATCATTCCAAAGTCCAACGAAGCTGACGTCCTTATTGAAGAGAACTACAAGGACATGGTCGAGATCATACCGGTAACAACCATTGCCGAAGTTATCGAGCACAGCCTTGTAGGTGCTGACAAAGCAAATATTGTCGAAAAGCTGAAGAAACTGACCGAAATGAACGCCATTCCTAAATCCGAGATGGAAGCGCTCACAGGAAGCAACAATGTCTGA
- the purE gene encoding 5-(carboxyamino)imidazole ribonucleotide mutase — protein MVDISILMGSESDHAIANRVTKVLDDTKYSYEVNVISAHRDPEKLEEHIAASDAKVFIAIAGLSAALPGVIASKTMKPVIGVPVSAKLGGLDALLSVVQMPPGVPVASVGIDNGANAAKLAIRILDLIE, from the coding sequence ATGGTAGACATTTCAATACTAATGGGTTCCGAGTCAGACCACGCGATCGCAAACCGTGTTACAAAGGTGCTGGATGATACAAAATATTCATATGAGGTCAATGTGATCTCCGCACACAGAGACCCGGAAAAACTTGAGGAGCACATCGCTGCCAGTGATGCAAAGGTCTTCATTGCCATCGCAGGACTCTCAGCCGCACTCCCCGGAGTGATCGCTTCCAAGACAATGAAACCTGTTATAGGTGTGCCTGTCAGTGCAAAGCTAGGCGGACTTGATGCATTGCTCTCTGTTGTGCAGATGCCACCGGGAGTACCTGTTGCCAGCGTTGGTATCGATAACGGTGCAAACGCCGCAAAGCTCGCAATAAGGATACTTGACCTTATTGAATGA
- a CDS encoding chorismate mutase produces the protein MTAIDEVRSKIEKLDQDIISLIAKRTDLAEEVLESKKEEHRSINDDTQNQVVLDRAANIATEKNLDSGAVKEIYEILIRMSIERQHELSGEGNLP, from the coding sequence ATGACCGCTATAGATGAAGTTCGCAGTAAGATCGAGAAACTGGATCAGGACATCATAAGCCTGATCGCGAAAAGGACCGATCTTGCAGAAGAGGTCCTGGAAAGCAAAAAGGAAGAACACCGTTCTATCAATGATGATACACAGAACCAGGTAGTTCTTGACAGGGCAGCCAACATTGCAACCGAAAAAAACCTTGATTCCGGCGCTGTAAAAGAAATATATGAGATCCTTATCAGGATGAGCATTGAGCGCCAACATGAACTTAGCGGGGAAGGAAACCTTCCCTGA
- a CDS encoding shikimate kinase yields MTLTGHAYALGAGTIINAIATWKGAAFGVDLKTFADVELTKSSPAISGTIENVPQGDTTLIERSVELVLEHFDIEMGGTVHTSSEVPLASGLKSSSAAANATILATLDAIGETMEPMDAVLLGVRAAKDAGVTITGALDDACASFFGGIVVTDNRKNELVRRAEKEMDVIIFAPDRQSFSSQTNVQDSELIAPWVDMAYELTLEGEYEKAMTLNGFLYCGALGFSTDIMMDALRIGVKGVSLSGTGPAYSALVEKDLAEELIKIWEECGTSGKVINTKINNEGLMKP; encoded by the coding sequence ATGACACTCACAGGACATGCCTATGCACTAGGTGCAGGAACCATCATTAATGCAATCGCAACATGGAAAGGAGCCGCTTTCGGCGTCGACCTGAAGACCTTTGCCGATGTTGAACTTACAAAGAGCAGCCCGGCAATAAGCGGCACCATTGAAAATGTTCCACAGGGAGATACAACACTGATCGAGAGGTCAGTGGAACTTGTCCTTGAGCATTTTGACATTGAGATGGGAGGCACTGTCCACACCAGCAGTGAAGTACCACTGGCAAGCGGCCTCAAAAGCAGTAGTGCAGCTGCCAATGCAACTATCCTTGCAACTCTTGATGCCATTGGCGAGACAATGGAACCCATGGACGCAGTACTTCTTGGCGTAAGGGCTGCAAAGGATGCAGGCGTTACCATCACAGGCGCCCTTGATGATGCCTGTGCTTCTTTTTTTGGCGGTATCGTCGTAACGGATAACAGGAAGAACGAGCTGGTCAGGCGTGCAGAGAAAGAGATGGACGTTATCATCTTTGCGCCTGACAGGCAATCTTTCAGTTCGCAGACCAACGTACAGGACTCCGAGCTTATAGCTCCCTGGGTAGATATGGCATATGAGCTTACGCTTGAAGGTGAATATGAAAAGGCCATGACGCTTAATGGTTTCCTCTATTGCGGAGCACTTGGTTTCAGCACAGACATAATGATGGATGCACTGAGGATCGGAGTCAAAGGCGTCAGCTTATCAGGCACGGGACCTGCATATTCTGCACTTGTGGAAAAGGATCTTGCAGAAGAACTCATAAAAATATGGGAAGAGTGTGGTACGAGCGGAAAAGTCATAAATACCAAGATTAATAATGAAGGTTTAATGAAACCTTAA
- a CDS encoding hydantoinase/oxoprolinase family protein — translation MKYSLGIDAGGTYTDAVLISDADGKIVDSTKARTTYPDLLIGIQNAFNALDQSILEKVELVSVSTTLATNTILEKTGYPVGLILVGKTDTPKNSAIKYYISVDGGHSSGGNEAAPLDIDSVREFVEAVKNKVSAFAVSSYFSVRNPEHELKVKEVITELTGMPVVCGHELSQSLGAYDRGITAFLNAQLLPIANQFMNTVASEVKRRGINAKLMMLKCDGSIVGMQEALKHPIESIFTGPAASLVGAAYLSDEPSCVVIDVGGTSTDVSLTVNGLPQISDVGAIVGGWQTKVEAIKMETSAMGGDSHVWVMNHVISIGPRRVVPLSVAATKYPRIIKKLKQGQSISRLKLGENIQPTKFFIRTAQEPIELTQREEELLNRIGDEPLTVSEIYWDKNIMPSPMLLDSLIQKRLIQAIGFTPTDALHVLGDYDEWSTEAAILGAEQLCIFADMEVKELCTLVKEKVAKNMVLNLLSYLMETVDAKEIEKGLDGEFLAGFKVDVPVVLLGGPVRAYTEEIKKFVAAKILLPEYAEVGNAVGALAGKGVKRIELLIRATFGESKYNLKPTSITVFAPDGKHEMNNYEEAIEFAEELGHKLVMDYMKDAELDDGNISIEMTKKVINPLNTGVPLETKYAFMGIAELNK, via the coding sequence ATGAAATACAGTCTTGGCATTGATGCAGGAGGAACTTATACCGACGCCGTTCTCATAAGCGACGCGGACGGAAAGATCGTTGATTCTACAAAAGCAAGGACAACATACCCGGACCTTTTGATAGGTATACAGAATGCTTTTAATGCCCTTGACCAGTCCATTCTCGAAAAGGTAGAACTTGTATCTGTATCCACTACACTTGCAACCAACACTATCCTGGAAAAGACCGGCTACCCTGTGGGACTTATCCTTGTCGGCAAGACCGATACACCGAAGAATTCAGCGATCAAGTATTACATTTCAGTAGACGGCGGACATAGTTCCGGAGGTAATGAGGCCGCCCCATTGGATATCGATTCGGTAAGGGAGTTCGTAGAGGCAGTTAAGAACAAGGTCTCAGCATTTGCCGTTTCATCTTATTTCAGCGTCAGAAACCCTGAGCACGAACTCAAGGTAAAGGAAGTCATTACAGAACTTACCGGAATGCCGGTTGTCTGCGGACACGAGCTTTCCCAGTCCCTTGGAGCATACGACAGGGGAATTACCGCATTCCTGAATGCTCAGCTGCTCCCCATAGCAAACCAGTTCATGAATACGGTGGCTTCTGAGGTCAAGCGCCGTGGGATAAATGCAAAGCTGATGATGCTCAAATGTGATGGTTCCATAGTAGGAATGCAGGAAGCATTGAAACATCCGATAGAATCAATATTTACAGGACCTGCCGCCAGCCTTGTGGGTGCAGCTTACCTTTCAGATGAACCCAGTTGTGTGGTCATCGATGTGGGCGGCACAAGTACCGATGTATCCCTGACTGTCAACGGACTGCCACAGATATCCGATGTCGGTGCTATCGTAGGTGGATGGCAGACAAAGGTCGAGGCCATCAAGATGGAAACATCTGCAATGGGCGGAGACAGCCATGTATGGGTCATGAACCATGTGATCAGCATTGGACCAAGAAGGGTCGTACCCCTATCTGTGGCAGCTACAAAATATCCGAGGATCATAAAGAAGCTGAAACAGGGCCAGTCAATTTCAAGATTGAAGCTGGGCGAGAACATCCAGCCGACAAAGTTCTTTATCAGGACAGCGCAGGAACCTATCGAACTTACACAAAGGGAAGAGGAACTGCTGAACAGGATCGGGGATGAACCACTTACTGTAAGTGAAATTTACTGGGACAAAAATATAATGCCTTCTCCGATGCTACTTGACAGCCTTATACAAAAGAGGCTCATCCAGGCCATCGGATTTACACCGACCGATGCATTGCATGTGCTTGGAGATTACGACGAGTGGTCCACAGAAGCGGCAATCCTTGGTGCGGAACAGTTGTGCATCTTTGCAGATATGGAAGTAAAGGAACTATGCACACTTGTCAAAGAAAAGGTTGCAAAGAACATGGTATTGAACCTTTTATCATACCTCATGGAAACCGTAGATGCAAAAGAGATCGAAAAAGGTCTTGACGGTGAGTTCCTTGCAGGTTTCAAGGTCGATGTACCGGTTGTTCTCCTTGGAGGACCTGTCCGTGCATACACCGAAGAGATCAAGAAATTCGTAGCTGCAAAGATCCTTCTTCCTGAATATGCTGAGGTAGGAAATGCTGTCGGCGCCCTTGCAGGAAAAGGTGTGAAAAGGATAGAGCTCCTTATCAGGGCAACCTTCGGTGAATCAAAGTATAATCTCAAACCAACATCCATAACGGTCTTTGCACCTGATGGAAAACACGAGATGAACAACTACGAGGAAGCAATTGAATTTGCAGAAGAGCTTGGTCACAAACTGGTCATGGACTACATGAAAGATGCAGAACTGGACGACGGAAATATCAGCATAGAGATGACAAAGAAAGTTATCAACCCGCTGAATACCGGAGTTCCTCTGGAGACCAAGTATGCATTCATGGGAATTGCTGAACTCAACAAGTAA
- a CDS encoding hydantoinase/oxoprolinase family protein, producing MQYSMGIDAGGTYTDAVIIRDSDGEIIDSTKARTTYPDLLIGIQNALDGLDQDYLKDVKLVSVSTTLSTNTILEDTGYPVALIMAGDYVIPESHSIRNYIIVEGGHGPNGEELKRLDLDTAREFILENKDKVSAFAISSYFSIRNPEHELAIKELIKELTGLPSVCGHELSQDLGAYNRGITAYLNAQLIPITDHFIETIIGEMERRSIKARLLMLKCDGSVVGIDEAKEKPIESIFSGPAASLVGAAYLSKAKTCTVIDVGGTSTDVSMIENELPELCDEGAIVGGWQTKVKAIRMETSAMGGDSHIWIKNQQPNIGPRRVIPICVAATKYPSMIEKLKMSRIPSRMLLSDNIQPTKFFIRSGKEPTSELSPSEKEIFDRIGDDPVSINSIFLEKLPSPAFLDSLIQKRLIQAIGFTPTDALHVLGDYNEWNTEASNTAATVLSRMTHQSKMEFCQQVKSEVTKNMVIYLMSYLLKNVEPEEIRKVIEGDFHTKFKLDVPVVLLGGPVSAYVEDVRNLIDADVILPEHSEVGNAAGALVGKGIKRIEILIKNVRKKSKISNIVFAQGQRTVFQTHPEALKYADKLGRELVLGYMKEAGLDAEDVRIEVTRNDITMHGDSLPLETKLVFVGIGTPKREI from the coding sequence ATGCAATACAGCATGGGCATTGACGCAGGCGGAACATATACCGATGCAGTCATAATAAGGGATTCTGACGGAGAGATCATCGACTCTACTAAAGCCAGAACAACCTATCCGGACCTTTTGATAGGAATTCAGAACGCACTTGACGGACTGGACCAGGATTACCTGAAAGATGTAAAGCTTGTCTCCGTATCCACCACACTTTCCACTAACACAATTCTTGAAGATACCGGCTACCCGGTCGCACTTATAATGGCAGGAGACTATGTTATACCAGAAAGCCATTCCATTAGAAATTACATAATTGTTGAAGGCGGGCATGGGCCCAACGGGGAAGAACTAAAAAGACTGGACCTCGATACTGCCAGGGAGTTCATCCTGGAAAACAAGGACAAGGTCTCTGCATTTGCCATTTCATCCTATTTCAGTATCCGTAATCCTGAGCATGAGCTTGCCATAAAAGAGCTCATCAAAGAGCTGACAGGACTACCCTCCGTTTGCGGACATGAACTGTCCCAGGACCTTGGAGCTTACAACCGCGGAATCACAGCATACCTTAATGCACAACTGATCCCTATCACAGACCATTTCATAGAGACCATTATCGGCGAGATGGAAAGAAGGAGTATAAAGGCAAGGCTGCTTATGCTCAAATGTGACGGCTCTGTGGTGGGTATCGATGAAGCAAAGGAGAAACCTATCGAGTCGATCTTCTCAGGACCCGCAGCAAGTCTTGTGGGAGCTGCATACCTCAGCAAGGCTAAGACCTGCACCGTAATTGATGTAGGAGGCACCAGTACCGATGTCTCTATGATAGAGAACGAGCTGCCTGAGCTCTGTGATGAAGGTGCGATCGTAGGAGGCTGGCAGACAAAGGTCAAGGCCATCCGTATGGAAACATCTGCAATGGGCGGTGACAGCCACATCTGGATAAAGAACCAGCAACCCAACATTGGCCCCAGGAGAGTTATCCCGATCTGTGTGGCTGCAACAAAGTATCCTTCAATGATCGAAAAACTGAAGATGTCGAGGATACCCTCAAGAATGCTTCTCAGCGATAACATACAGCCCACAAAGTTCTTCATCCGGTCAGGAAAAGAACCAACATCCGAGCTCAGCCCCTCTGAAAAGGAGATCTTTGACAGGATAGGGGATGATCCGGTATCCATTAACAGTATTTTCCTTGAAAAGCTCCCATCGCCTGCATTCCTGGACTCACTGATCCAGAAAAGGCTGATACAGGCAATCGGATTCACCCCAACGGATGCACTCCATGTCCTTGGCGACTATAACGAATGGAACACTGAAGCTTCTAATACCGCTGCCACTGTGCTTAGCCGGATGACTCACCAGAGCAAGATGGAGTTCTGCCAGCAGGTAAAGAGCGAGGTTACTAAGAACATGGTCATCTACCTGATGTCATACCTTCTGAAAAATGTCGAACCGGAAGAGATCAGAAAGGTCATTGAAGGTGATTTCCACACCAAGTTCAAGCTTGATGTCCCGGTAGTCCTTCTGGGAGGACCGGTAAGCGCCTACGTAGAAGATGTAAGGAACCTGATTGATGCAGATGTTATACTTCCGGAACACTCGGAAGTAGGTAATGCTGCAGGGGCTCTTGTAGGAAAAGGCATCAAGAGGATCGAGATACTTATCAAGAACGTCAGGAAGAAATCTAAGATCAGTAATATAGTGTTCGCACAGGGTCAGCGTACAGTCTTCCAGACACATCCGGAAGCCCTCAAATATGCAGATAAGCTTGGACGGGAACTTGTCCTTGGCTATATGAAAGAAGCAGGACTTGATGCTGAAGATGTGCGTATAGAAGTGACCAGGAACGACATAACAATGCATGGCGACAGCCTGCCACTGGAAACAAAGCTCGTTTTCGTGGGAATTGGCACACCAAAGAGGGAGATCTGA
- a CDS encoding HemK2/MTQ2 family protein methyltransferase — MVTITYRNADINLDEQVYDPAEDSYLLADVAIDSAKPGMKVLEVGAGTGFVSAVLQSNVDVDLIATEISPLAASCARSNNVEVIRADMFSCFRAGTTFDLILFNPPYLPTAEDEKVPGWLNYAFDGGPDGRDAVNCFIDEVPEYLNAYGMVLILISSLTGIDQVKERMEDHGFKVETCGSDRDCFFEELVVLKGILQP; from the coding sequence ATGGTAACGATCACCTACCGGAACGCCGACATAAACCTTGATGAACAGGTCTACGACCCTGCCGAGGATTCCTACCTTCTAGCCGATGTTGCGATCGATAGTGCAAAGCCAGGAATGAAAGTCCTGGAAGTTGGCGCAGGCACCGGTTTTGTTTCAGCTGTTCTCCAGAGCAATGTTGATGTTGATCTGATCGCCACTGAGATCAGCCCCCTCGCCGCCTCATGTGCACGTTCCAATAATGTAGAGGTTATACGGGCAGACATGTTCAGTTGCTTCAGAGCCGGAACAACATTCGACCTGATCCTTTTTAATCCCCCATACCTACCCACAGCAGAGGATGAGAAAGTTCCCGGGTGGCTCAATTATGCCTTTGACGGCGGACCTGATGGCAGGGATGCAGTTAACTGTTTTATCGACGAAGTCCCGGAATACCTCAACGCCTACGGGATGGTGCTGATCCTCATATCCTCACTAACAGGTATAGATCAGGTAAAGGAACGCATGGAAGACCATGGTTTCAAAGTTGAGACCTGCGGAAGTGACAGGGACTGCTTCTTTGAGGAACTGGTGGTCCTGAAAGGTATTCTTCAACCCTGA